From a single Pleurodeles waltl isolate 20211129_DDA chromosome 10, aPleWal1.hap1.20221129, whole genome shotgun sequence genomic region:
- the LOC138260732 gene encoding melanin-concentrating hormone receptor 1-like, whose amino-acid sequence MKDNPSGTLTMDELVTGFSSNPLDFQFHNMTVLPSADAPKRKDQSSIVLPVIFGIICLMGTIGNCIVIYTINKKPKGSHNIADIFIVSLSVTDLLFLLGMPFLIHQLLGHGVWHFGAAMCTIITALDANSQFASTYILTAMSVDRYLATVHPIRSSYVRTPFAAAAVIVVLCLLSLITIIPVFMYTQLIELSDGNAGCGIILPNLSIDIYWYTLYQFFLAFVIPLLVICIVYLKIQKHISCVVVPLPQRNFRVRTKKITRTAVTICSAFFICWAPYHILQLVHLKIAEPTVIFLYAYNVAISLGYANSCINPFIYIVLSDTFKRHLVKAVCPGQQVRRGERHVTSEISPSVRICSGPTQETSLSMMYAHNIDNYISLSVSVP is encoded by the coding sequence ATGCACCCAAGCGGAAGGACCAGAGCAGCATTGTCCTTCCTGTCATCTTTGGAATAATTTGTCTAATGGGTACCATTGGGAACTGCATTGTCATCTACACCATCAACAAGAAACCCAAGGGGAGCCATAACATTGCTGACATCTTCATTGTGAGCCTCTCAGTGACTGATCTCCTATTCCTGCTTGGGATGCCATTTCTAATTCACCAGCTCCTAGGCCATGGGGTCTGGCACTTTGGAGCCGCCATGTGCACTATCATCACAGCTCTTGACGCCAACAGTCAGTTTGCTAGCACATATATCCTCACAGCCATGTCTGTCGACAGGTACTTGGCCACTGTCCATCCTATCCGCTCATCATATGTGAGAACTCCATTCGcagctgcagcagtgattgtggtgTTGTGTCTTCTCTCCCTCATCACCATCATCCCAGTGTTCATGTACACCCAGCTGATTGAGCTGTCGGACGGCAATGCCGGATGTGGAATCATTTTGCCCAACCTTTCAATTGACATCTATTGGTACACACTCTACCAGTTCTTTCTTGCATTTGTTATCCCTCTACTTGTCATCTGTATTGTTTACCTGAAGATTCAGAAGCACATATCCTGTGTGGTGGTACCATTGCCCCAGAGGAACTTCAGGGTCAGAACAAAGAAGATAACCAGGACTGCTGTGACAATCTGCTCTGCTTTCTTTATTTGTTGGGCACCATATCATATCTTACAGCTGGTCCACCTTAAAATTGCTGAGCCTACTGTTATATTCCTCTATGCATACAATGTGGCGATCAGCTTGGGCTATGCGAACAGTTGCATCAATCCATTCATCTACATTGTGTTGAGTGACACCTTTAAAAGACATCTGGTGAAGGCGGTCTGTCCAGGTCAGCAAGTCCGAAGGGGTGAGAGGCACGTCACCAGCGAAATAAGCCCCTCTGTCAGGATATGTTCGGGACCCACACAAGAAACATCCCTTAGCATGATGTATGCTCACAACATAGACAACTACATCTCATTATCTGTCTCGGTTCCTTGA